In Pedobacter africanus, a single window of DNA contains:
- a CDS encoding TolC family protein, producing MKPYFNVLALLLVVLLLNACKISKDIQLPKAAVPENFRDAKGADSASIATRAIHDFFTEPELQRLVDTALVKNYDLQLALKNIESAQQLFKQAKSGNVPQLNLQVTASSSRPSDNSVNGLSTSEFLKTSHIEDFNANLGLSWEADIWGKIKERKQAALATYLQTEEARKAIQTRLVANVAQGYYRLLMMDAQLDIAKKNLALSDSTLNIITMQFNAGQVTSLAIQQAKAQQLVAAQLIPRLEQDITIQENALSVLTGRLPASVARLASLGKAALPDQLSAGFPSAMVSRRPDVKSAELALALANARVGVAKASMYPSLNITASSGLNSFKASNWFNIPASLFGIVAGGITQPLLQKRELKTQYELAKIEREKSVIQFRQSVLYAVSEVSDELIKIEKLQQQYDISKARVTALQQAVQNAGLLFKSGMATYLEVITAQSNSLQSELELASIKTAQLNAAVELYRTLGGGL from the coding sequence ATGAAACCATATTTCAATGTATTGGCACTATTACTGGTTGTATTGCTGCTTAATGCATGTAAAATATCAAAAGACATACAGTTACCTAAAGCGGCTGTTCCCGAAAATTTCAGAGATGCAAAAGGTGCCGACTCTGCAAGTATAGCAACACGCGCAATTCATGATTTTTTTACAGAACCGGAATTGCAGCGTCTTGTTGATACCGCACTGGTTAAAAACTACGATCTTCAACTTGCGCTGAAGAACATTGAATCTGCACAGCAGCTATTTAAACAGGCAAAATCAGGCAACGTACCGCAGTTAAACCTTCAGGTTACAGCCAGTTCAAGCAGACCATCAGACAACAGCGTTAACGGCCTCAGTACCAGCGAGTTTTTAAAAACATCACATATCGAAGATTTCAACGCAAACCTTGGCCTAAGCTGGGAAGCAGATATCTGGGGTAAAATAAAAGAGCGGAAGCAGGCGGCATTGGCCACTTATCTTCAGACCGAAGAAGCCAGAAAAGCGATTCAGACCAGACTGGTGGCCAATGTTGCCCAGGGCTATTACAGATTGCTGATGATGGATGCGCAGCTGGACATTGCTAAAAAAAACCTTGCATTAAGCGATAGCACATTAAATATCATCACCATGCAGTTTAATGCAGGACAGGTGACTTCACTGGCCATACAGCAGGCAAAAGCACAGCAATTGGTTGCGGCACAGCTCATACCCCGTTTAGAGCAGGACATAACCATCCAGGAAAATGCCCTGAGTGTACTTACAGGTCGCTTACCAGCAAGTGTTGCCAGACTGGCCAGCCTTGGAAAAGCCGCTTTGCCTGATCAGCTGTCGGCTGGTTTCCCTTCGGCAATGGTAAGCAGAAGACCCGACGTAAAAAGTGCTGAGCTGGCATTGGCCCTGGCAAATGCCCGGGTAGGGGTCGCTAAAGCAAGTATGTACCCTTCCTTAAACATTACAGCAAGTAGCGGGCTCAACTCATTTAAAGCCAGCAATTGGTTTAACATACCTGCCTCATTATTTGGGATAGTAGCAGGAGGAATTACGCAGCCTTTACTTCAAAAACGGGAACTGAAAACTCAATATGAGCTGGCTAAAATAGAGCGCGAAAAAAGTGTGATCCAATTCCGCCAGTCGGTACTTTACGCCGTTTCTGAAGTTTCTGATGAACTGATCAAAATAGAAAAACTACAGCAGCAATACGACATTTCCAAAGCCCGGGTAACTGCTTTGCAGCAGGCAGTCCAAAATGCAGGCTTGTTGTTCAAAAGCGGAATGGCCACTTATCTTGAAGTCATCACTGCCCAAAGCAATTCC